One Exiguobacterium sp. BMC-KP genomic window, TCAGACGGCACCTTCTATGCTGCACTTGATGCGGATAGCGAAGAGGGCGAAGGTCATTATTATACGTTCACGGCAACAGAACTTTCTGACTTACTCGGACCGGATGCACTGTTCCCGCGCTTCTATCATGCCTCGCCGTCCGGAAACTTCGAAGGACGGAACGTCTTTTACCGGACAGGACGAACGCTCGAAACGTTTGCACGTTCCGTTGACCTGTCGCCTGCTGAGACGGCAGCGCAACTCGAACACGAGCGGCAGCTTCTCCTTCACGCACGAAATGAACGCACGCGTCCGTTCCGTGATGATAAGCGCTTGACGTCTTGGAACGCGATGATGATTTCAGCATTCGCAAAAGCTGGTCGTGTCTTTAGTGAACCTCATTACACGAATGTCGCAACGCGTGCTATGACGTCGCTCGAGAACGTCGTCCGGACTGAGAATCAGCTTGCGGTTCATTACCGCGAAGGACAAGCGACCGGGCACGGATTTCTTGACGACTATGCTTACTTGATCGATGCACATCTTGAACTGTTCCAATCGACACGACAGGCGCTGCATCTGAAGGAGGCTTTAACACTGGCTGATGTGTTACGCGATCAGTTCCAGACAGCAGATGGTTATTTTTATTTAACCTCTTTGCGCTCTGATCAGCTACTCGTTCGTCCGCTCGATCTGTATGACGGTGTGACACCTGCCGGAAACAGCGTTGCCTTGAACGCTTTCTTTACGCTCAGCCGCCTGACCGGGCGTCTCATCTATCAGGAAAGTGCTGAACGAGCTCTCGCAGCCTTAACAGAAGAAGTCCAGCAACAACCGACCGGCTTCGCCTCACTCGTTAGTATCTTCACCTCTCGGCAGATGGAACCGAAGGAGTTGATTATTCTGATTCCGGAAGAGTCAGACATTCCGATCGAAATCCATCAGCTTCAACAGATTCGACTACCGGAAGTCGCTTTGTTGATTGGAACGAAACAGAATCTTCTACCGCTCGCTCCATTTCTCGTAGATTATCCTGA contains:
- a CDS encoding thioredoxin domain-containing protein: MSNRLIHETSPYLLQHAHQPVDWYPWGEEAFLAAKDTGKPIFLSIGYSTCHWCHVLAHESFEDEETARLLNERYISIKVDREERPDIDHLYMTAAQVMNGQGGWPLSVFMTADQKPFYIGTYFPKTPQFNRPSFRQVTLQLSEQFRRSPDKIAQVGQNMSQTLHDVLQPASSTSTWDESIIHDTFDQAMRQFDRQHGGFGEAPKFPSPTLLRFLLDYYQFAEDETALHMVMRSLIAMRDGGMTDQVGYGLFRYTVDAKWEIPHFEKMLYDNAWFATLCIETYQVTGQIRFRRYAEEVLSFTERELTASDGTFYAALDADSEEGEGHYYTFTATELSDLLGPDALFPRFYHASPSGNFEGRNVFYRTGRTLETFARSVDLSPAETAAQLEHERQLLLHARNERTRPFRDDKRLTSWNAMMISAFAKAGRVFSEPHYTNVATRAMTSLENVVRTENQLAVHYREGQATGHGFLDDYAYLIDAHLELFQSTRQALHLKEALTLADVLRDQFQTADGYFYLTSLRSDQLLVRPLDLYDGVTPAGNSVALNAFFTLSRLTGRLIYQESAERALAALTEEVQQQPTGFASLVSIFTSRQMEPKELIILIPEESDIPIEIHQLQQIRLPEVALLIGTKQNLLPLAPFLVDYPEPIKPTAYLCRDFACERPTTDLQELLARFDI